TTTACATGTAAAGATTCGCGGTCTAATTCAAGCGTTTTGATACTGTGACGTGAACGTGAAAGATTGGAGTAGAGCATCGCGTAAATATTGGCGTAGGAGCCTGTATGAAGCTCGATCCATTCGGCTTGGATCTCTTTTGCCGCTTCGATCATTGCATTAGTGGGGTCAATAAAAAGTGAAAGCTCGATCTGCTCTTTTTTCAGCCTTTGCGCAATTGCTTTAATGACTTCTTTGTTTTTTACCACATCAAGACCGCCCTCTGTCGTCACCTCTTCGCGTTTTTCAGGGACTAAGGTCGCGCGATGCGGACGCAGTTCTATCACTTTTTTAATGATTTCAGGTGTAATCGAACACTCCAAATTGATAGGTAGCTGGGAAGTTTCAATGATTTTTTTTGCATCATCATCGTTAATATGACGGCGATCTTCTCGTAAATGAATCGTGATTTGATCCGCACCTGCGCGTTTGACTAAAGAGATGGCGTCCAATGGATCAGGATCATTAATCTTTCGCGCTTCTCTTAGCACTGCAATATGATCGATATTTACGCCTAGAAGCATCATTGTATCCTTCGTTTTTTAGGGATTATTATAGCCAAAATATGATTTCTAAAAAATTTCAATGGCTATTTGGGAATATGAATCCGTGTATTATCTAAAATGCCGTACTCAAAATCAGGGTGACAGGCAAAACAGTTTGAAGCATCTTTTACATGTAAAGAGTGATAGATATTTTTATCAATGCTTTTGTGTGTTTCTCTCCAATATGGAACCTTACTCATCGAAATAGGACGCATTTCGCCCAAAGATTCGAGTGTTTTAAAGGCAACTTTGTGCGATGAACTCTCCGCGCTGTGGCTTAAAAGGTACGCTTTGATGCTCATCTGTTCGCTTTTGGTGATGTTATTTTCTCTAATTTGCTCGCCAAAGTGATTATCCAGTCCCTCCATAAGACGTACCCATGAGTCGTGCGGTAACATAAAGGGAGGATAGAGTTTATGGCAGGTGCTACATTTTTCAAAAAAGGCAGGATTTTCTGCTTGAAAATTGCGCTTCTCAAACCTGCTTTGTGTCAAAAATGTCTCGTTAGAACATGCCACGCTATACAGCGTCACCATCGATAACCCAATCACCGCGTAGGCAAAAAGATGGCGTACCATCGAAACCCGCGCATCACTACCTTCTGCTTTTTTATAACCCGTGATCATCGCAAAAAGCATGTGCGTTTTATGGTAAAACTGCTCGATTAAAACACCAACGATGTGAATCAATGCCCAGATAAAAAGCAGATACGAAAGCACTTCATGGAGACTCAAAAGAGAGGAAGAAAACTGAAAATAGTGCTCATTGAGCTCTTTGAAAATCCCACTGCCTTCTTGGATTCCTTGCAAAAGTAGCCCACTGAGAACAATCCAACTCCCCAAGCCTAAAACAATCAGCGTAAACCAACTGGACGCGGCATTGTGCCCCGCATGAATTTTGCGCCATCTGTTTTGAACTTTCTGGACAAAATAGTCTTGAAGCTCTTTGGGGCTTAACGTAAACGTTTTAAACGTGGCATAATTGGGTCCAACAAATCCCCAAATGAGTCGAAAAAGTAACACAATGCCAAAAATAAGACCGAAGGCTAAATGCCATCTAAAAAGATAATGGAAAAATGAGGTACCAAAGGAGAGGAGAAAGGATGTTGCCATAATCCAATGAATAATGCGTGTACACAAAGGCCATACAAAAACTTCATGAATTCTTTTGTTCATTCGTAACTTTCAGATGTTTTTTGATGCGGTAAGACACCAAAAAACATCATACTCAAATTTTTATTTAGTGACGTTAAAGGTGTTGTGAATGTAATTCGCCATCATTTTAATGTCGTAGTCATACCCTTTTTCAGCTAATTTTTTCATGTTATGTTCCATAACATCGTGCTCGGTAGCCGTGGATTGTCCAAGACCGCCGTTTTTAATGTCAAAGAGTGACATCTCAAGTTCTTGAACACTCTGTTTCGTAAGAGCAGGTCCTTTTTTCTCAGCAACCCCTTCACCTTTTGGCCCATGACAGTGTAAACATGTCTCTTTATACACTTGATCTGGTGTGTATTTATAGGTGACAACCTCTGATTTTGGTTTATCGCCACATCCACTTAAAACAACCAAGGCAATGAGTGAGAGTGCTAAATTCATTTTTTTCATGCGTTTTTCCTTATTATGTATCATCATCAAAACTAGGCTCTACCAGAGAGCATGCCGTAAATTGTCATAGGTTTGAGGGCATAGACCTTAACCAACCACCATATCCAGCGCTCTTGTGTTGGATCAAGTGGGAAAGAAGGTGCGGGTTTGGCTGTCCAGTTAAATTCAAGCATTGCCACCGTTCCAATACTCGTAATCAAAGGACATACCGTATAACCATCGTACTCAGCAGGGAGTTTTGCTTGTTTTTCCATCACTGCGATTAAGTTTTCGGCAACGACATTGTATTGTTTACGCGCACTTCCGCCCGTTTTTCCCATAGGCACAGCGGCAACATCTCCTAATGCAAAAATATTTTTGTAGGTAACGTGTTGCAGAGTCTCTTTCACAACTGGAACCCAGCCTTTGCTCGAACCAACCGGTGATTTTCCAACAAAATCAGGAGCTTTTTGAGGAGGCGTGATATGGATAAAATCGTATTTTTTCTCGACCAATTTGCTCATAGAGACCATCGTGTACTCTTTAAGATCTTCGTCGTATTCACCTTTTTCAAGCCATTTCTTCTCAAAGGTTGCCATTTTTTTCTCAGTATCAATCGCAACTAAATTGGTTTTAAACTCCCATTTAAAATCTCTGACTTTAAACTGCTCAAAAATGGCGGCATTGTATTCAGGTACGCCAAACATTTTATCGCCTGATGGACAAAAGGTTAATTCTACTTTATCTCTTACACCCGCTTTTTTGAGTAAATCATGTGTAATGTACATAACTTTTTTAGGTGCGCCACCACATTTAATCGCCGTATCAGGGTCGGTAAAAATCGCTTGAAGTTTTTCAGGACCTTTGTGTGCTTTGGCTTTAGCGATCAGCTCTTCGATACCTTTTTTGGTATCCACGGCGCCATCGGCAAAATAGACAGAGTAAACGCCATCTTTTCCCACTTTTTTGCGCACAACATCATTCGCACCCATGGAGGTAATTTCGCCTTCTAAGCCTTTAATAGCCCCAAAATTCAGTGTCAATCCCGTTGCTACTACTAAATAATCGTACCCAATCTCTGTGCCATCAGCTGTTTTGACTTTATTGTTTTGTGGATCGAAACTCACAACCGAGTCTTTAATCCACTTAACCCCTTTAGGGATAAAATTCGCCGTTTCATAGGTAATGTCACTTTTTTCCCATACACCAGCTGCGATCAACGTTTGCCCGGGTTGATACGAAACAGAGTATGGATTTGGCTCGATCAGCGTAATGTCAGGGTTTGCAAGTCTGTTTGTAAGCTTTGCAGCGGTTGCAATGCCCGCAAGACCACCGCCTACGATTACAATTTTGCCTGTAGCATTCGAACTCGAAGCTTCAGCTTCTGTAGCGATTGTTGCACTTGCTATAACACTTGCAGCAATTGGAGATGCTGCCAATAACTTCATCGCATTACGGCGAGACATTCCACGTTCATGCTTTTCAATCTCAAAGAGTATCTCCTCAATGATTTTGTCTGATTTCATCGTTTTCCCATCCTTTTTGGTTGTGTATTTCCCCATTCTACTTCCAACAATCTGAGGCTTTCCTTGGTTAAAAATATTATACTTGATTATTTTAGTTGTTTATAATCTTCTGAAATTGTCCTCATAATGTAATGTTATCCAAACCAAACATTAAGTTTCTTTTTCCTAAAATCTTCTATTCACTTTAGCTCAAGTAGGCATTATGTTAAAACGAGAAGTTCTTATTTTTATCGTCATTTTTCTCTTCCTATCCTTAGGAATGCACATGAACCAGTGGCTGACACATCCTTTAGTGCATTTACAGCAACTCTCCATCCACAAAATGCCCTACCATCCGCTGCTTTACACCGTAATTGTCTACCTTCTTTTAGCATTAATTCGCGCGTTTATCAACACATTTATGAAACTTTTTAGACAAAAATAGGCTGAAAATGATTGGGTGTGATTTAGGCTCCAATACCCTGCGTATTGTGGAAATAGCGTGTGAGAGTAAAACCCGTGTGAAGGCGTTTGAGCGCATTGTGCGCACCGCAAAAGATTTACATGTAACGGGGAGGATCAGTGAAATTTCAAAACAGAATATTTTGAATGCGCTAAAAGAAGCTTCTAAAATTTTTGATTTTAAACAGGAAAAATGCTTCTGTGTGACGACTGAAGCGATGCGCGTGGCGTCCAATGCGAAAGAAATTTTAGACGAAATTGAGGCATGTTTTGGGCTTTGTTTTGAAATTATTTCAGGTGAAAGAGAAGCGTACTTAACTTCATTAGCGATCGAGAATGCCCTAAAACGTGAGGGTTTTGAGCATCAAACCTACGCCTTGTTCGATCTAGGCGGAGGCTCAACAGAACTCACGTTTTGCCGGAGTGGTATCAAACAGTCTCAAAGCTTTCCCTTTGGCATTATCAACACCGCGGAGCGCTATACACAAGAACGTGAAGCGCATGTTGCACGCATTGTAGAGTCCATTAGCCCGTTTGTGCAAACGCAACCCGATATTTCTTCCACTTTTTTACAATTAGTAACAACTGCAGGAACACCAACCACGGTTGCCGCTTTTTTAGAAGGGCTGGATTATGCCCATTACGATGCAAACAAAGTCAATGGAAAGATCTTACATGTAAACGATTTTGAAGAGGCGTATCAGCGATTAAGTTGTATGAATGAGAGCGATGCAGAGCGCTTCACAGGTACGAATCGTAAGGATTTGGTGGTTGTGGGAATTTTAATTGTCAAAGCGATGATGCGTAAACTTGGCTTTGAAAAATGTATTGTCGTTGATGATGGACTCAGAGAAGGGGTTGTTCTAGAGCAGTGTTACAATTTAGCACGATCCTAAAATACGCCTTCCAAATGAACCCTTTTTAATCTTTCTTTGCTATAATAACCCACTTTTTTTACAGAGCTTTACGGTACTTTGTAAATAATGATTGAGTCTTAGCCGACCTGTTCGGCAAGCTTTAGCGCCCAAACATCGTATAAAAATTATGTAAAGGAGAGGTCATGGAGTTAAGCGGTTCCCAAATGGTCATAGAAGCACTACGTAAGGAGAATGTCAGCGTCGTCTTTGGCTATCCTGGTGGTGCTATCATGAATGTTTACGATGAAGTTTACAAACAAAACTATTTTAAACATATTCTCACACGACACGAGCAAGCAGCCCTTCACGCAGCCGATGGCTATGCCAGAGCCAGCGGAGAAGTCGGCGTTGCCTTTGTGACCAGTGGTCCTGGTTTTACCAATGCTGTCACTGGACTTGCAACAGCCTATATGGATTCCATTCCGATGGTCGTCATCAGCGGTCAAGTTCCGATTAGTATGATCGGAACCGATGCGTTTCAAGAGATTGACGCGGTGGGTATTAGTCGTCCGTGTGTTAAACACAACTATTTGGTTAAAGATGTCAAAGATTTGCCACGTATTTTAAAAGAGGCGTTTTACATTGCACGAAGTGGACGTCCAGGTCCCGTACATGTCGACATTCCTAAAGATGTCACAGCACAGATGGGTCACTTTGCGTATCCGAGCGAAATTAAGATGCAAACGTATAAGCCAACTTATAAAGGCAATCCACGTCAGATTAAAAAGGCAATTGAAGCGATCCAAGCTGCTAAACGTCCGGTACTTTACATCGGTGGTGGTGCGATTAATTCTAACGCTAGCGCAGAAGTAAGGGAATTTGCAAAGCTCTGTGGTATTCCTGCGGTTGAAACCTTAATGGCACGTGGTGTTATGGGTGATGAGAACCCACTGCTTCTTGGAATGCTTGGAATGCACGGCTGTTACAGTGCCAATATGGCAATGAGTGAAGCCGATCTTATGATCGCATTTGGCCCACGTTTTGATGACCGTGTTACAGGAAAACTCAGTGAATTTGCCAAACATGCCAAAATCATTCATGTCGATATTGATCCTAGTAGCATTGGAAAAATTGTCCCGATTGATTACCCCATAGTAGGTGATCTTAAAAACGTTGTTGAAGCGATGATTCCTCTGGCAAAAGAGCAAATCGATGAGAGTAAATACAAACCGTGGCGCGATCTGTTAAAGCGCTACGATGAGATTCATCCTCTTAAATACGAAGACTCAAATGAGATTCTTAAACCACAGTGGGCGATTGAACGCGTAGGGCAATTACTGGGCGATAAAGCCATTATCTGTACTGACGTTGGGCAACACCAAATGTGGGCAGCACAGTTTTATCCCTTTTCCTACCCTCGCCAATGGCTCAGCAGCGGCGGACTTGGAACAATGGGGTATGGACTTCCTGCAGCCATTGGCGCTAAAGTTGCCGTGCCTTCTAAAACCGTTATTAACTTTACGGGTGATGGCTCCATCCTTATGAACATTCAAGAGTTAATGACCGCGGTTGAAAACAAAGTTGCGGTGGTTAACATCATCTTAAACAACCAATTTTTAGGCATGGTTCGCCAATGGCAAACGTTCTTTTACAATAAACGCTACTCGTCAACCGACCTTTCCGTTCAACCTGATTTTGTCAAATTGGTGGAGAGTTTTGGCGGCCGTGGCTTTAGGGTTACCACCAAAGATGAGTTTGACAAAGCCCTTAAAGAAGCGATTGAGAGTAACACGGTCTGTATGATCGATGTTCAAGTCGACCGTTTTGAGAATGTTTTACCGATGGTTCCAGCAGGTGGAACGCTTTACAATATGATGCTTGAGTATAAGGAGTAAGCGATGGAACATATCAGAAGAGTTTTATCGGTTATCGTTTTAAATGAAGATGGCGTTTTATCGCGCATATCGGGTCTCTTTGCGGGTCGTGGGTACAATATTGATTCATTGACCGTGGCTCCTATACCCAAAACAAATCTATCGAGGTTGACGATTGTCACCTCAGGCAGTACGCCTGTTTTGGAGCAGATCGTTAAACAGTTGCATAAGCTGATTCCGACCTATAAAGTCATTGAATCAGGTCAATTTGTTGAAAAAGAGATGGCGCTCGTTAAAATTCCTCTTAGTGAAGATTTTAACGGTCTTGATGCGATGCTTAAAGCGTACAATGGCACGATTGCAAGCAGTGGTGAAGATTTTATCGTTGTCATGGTTGCCGATGATTACGATCGTATCGACAACTTTTTAAAAGCGGTTAAAAAATACAATCCTACCGACATCGTTAGAAGCGGCTCAGTCGCGATGGATATTTAGATGAAACTAAGCCTTTTAGCCCAAGCGATTTCGCTTGAATTTTCAGGAATGGATCAAGAGGTTACCTCCTTTGCAACACTCAAGGAGGCGACTTCTTCGCAGATCGCTTTTTTTGTCAATCCTAAACTTTTAGGCGATTTACAAAACACCAAAGCAGGGGTCGTCATTCTCCCTGCTGCTTTTTTAGAACATCTTCCTTCAAGTTCCCAAGCGCTTATCAGCGACAATCCTTATTTGAGTATGGCGTATGCGAGTGCCTTTTTTGCTAAAAAACCGTTTGATACCTCGTCTCCTGCTACGATTTGCGAAAAAAGTAGCATTGGGACGCACGTGGTTATCGGCAGTGGCAGTGTTGTGGAAGAGGGCGTGCAGATTATGCCCAATGTCACGATAGGTGCAAATGTAAGCATTGGTAAAAATGTTGTGATTTACCCTAATGTTGTGATTTACGATGGTTGTGTCATTGGCGAGGGTTGCATCATTCAAGCGGGAACGGTGATTGGAAGTGACGGTTTTGGTTATGCTCATACAAAATTGGGTGAGCATATTAAGATCTATCACACGGGAAATGTCATTCTGGAAGAGAATGTGGAAGTAGGGGCAAATACAACCATAGACAAAGCTGTTTTTGGATCGACGATCATTCGAAAAGGGACAAAAATAGACAACCTCGTTCAAATTGGGCACAATTGTGAATTGGGGCAGTATTGTATTATTGTTGCACAATCGGGATTGGCAGGTTCATCCAAACTCGGGCGTAACGTTGTTATGGGTGGACAAAGTGCAACAGCTGGACATTTGGAGATTGGTGATTTTGCAACGATTGCTGCACGCGGTGGCGTTTCAAAATCAATAGAGGGCGGTAAAACGTACGGTGGTTTCCCACTGACTTTGCAAAGTGAGTGGCTTAAAACGCACGCAAAAATAGCGAAATTTTTTACAAAGAATTAAAAGGATCAAGCCATGGGCGGAAAAAACACAATATTAACAAAATTTCCATTAGCAGGAACAAAAAACGGAATTATTTCGATCTCGCATTTAGAAGAACCGTATGGAAGTGGTTCATTTCCAGTTGTAAGCATCGGTATTGCTTTGAAGAAAAATGGCGAAGAGCCTGATTGGAAAGCGCATATTCCTTATGAAAATCTTGATGAACTCATTGCAGCACTTCAAGATGCCAAAGTGCGTTTTGGAACACCTTCAAAATAACACACAATTGTTTTACATGTAAAGAATCTTTACATGTAAAACGTTCTCATTCAATTTTTATAAAACTCGATTTTCAAGCAATAAAAGTACCAAAGGTACGTGGGCTTTTCGCCGAGAAAAACCCAGTGTTAACGTAGCTTTTAAAGCTTTGCTTCAAAAGTGTGTTGAGAGTTCAGAAAGAACTCTCTTAAATTGAATCAATATACTCTTCGATTGCAACCGCAGCACGTTTTGAAAAAGCGACTGCTTCGACTACCGTTCGAGCTCCCGTTACCACGTCTCCTGAGGCAAAAACACCTTCCATTGTTGTACGTCCACTCTCATCCGTAATAACTAAGCCTTTTCCATCCACTTCAATTTGGCGTGCAGATTGGACAATATTGTCTTTAGGGCTCTGACTAATGGCGATTAAAATAGAATCTGCTTCCAATAATCCCTCTTCACCACTCTCATCCGTACTAGCGTAGATAACACCTTGTTCGGTAATTTCAATAGGCTGTTTGTAAAGCTCAAACTTGACACCATCGATTTTGGCACACTCGACCTCATGATGCGATGCAGGAATGTCTTCCATCCCTTTTCGATACATAATAATCACTTCACGTGCGCCATGACGCACCGCTGTTCGTGCCACATCCATTGCGACATTGCCTGCCCCTAAAACAACCACTTGGTGTCCTAAACGGTAGACCGAAGGATTTTTGAGATAGTCAATCGCAAAATGCACATGTCCTAAGCTCTCGCCTTTAATACCCAATTTCTTCGGAGCCCAAACCCCTGTTCCAATAAAAATAGCTTTAAAATCATCACGGAAAAGATCGGCGATGGTGATGTTTTTACCAATGGTAATGTTCGGGCGAATCGTAACGTCTAACTGGCGAAGTTTCGTCTCAATCGTATCTAAGATCTCTTTATTGAGCCTAAAATCAGGAATACCATAGCGAAGTACGCCACCGATTTTATCGTGGGCATCGTACATCGTAATCTCGTACCCTTTTGCTCCTAAAATAACCGCTAAAGAGATACCCGCAGGGCCACTTCCGATAATTGCAACTTTTTTGCCATTTTTGATGGGTTTTTCAAACTGAAGATCGTTCATGTAGAGATCGGAAATATAATTTTCAATACTTCCAACACTCACCGCCGTTCCCTTTTTATTGAGAATACAGTGCCCCTCGCAATGTTTTTCATGCGGACAGACCATGGAACAGATGACGGAGAGGGGGTTATTATCAAACAGTAATTTACCTGCTTCTTTAATCTCGCCTGCCAAAAAAAGACGAATCATTTCAGGAATGGGCGTGCCAACAGGACATCCAGTACGACAGGATGGCTTTTTACAGCCCAAACAGGTTTTTGCAAGAGTAATGACATATTTGTTCATCGCGTTAAGCCTTTATCTATGTGTGTAAAAATAATGTCGGAATTGTATCAAAACTATAAGATTTTTTTGAGAAGTTTTAACTTAACGAAAGAGGGTACTTTTTTTGGGAGTACCCTTTAGAAGTTTACTTGTAATTTTTAACAAAAGAGGCAATACGTTCAATGCCATCTTTAATCGTTGCATCATCGGTCGCAAAAGAGAGTCTAAAATACCCTTCCGTGCCAAACCCAATACCTGGAACAACCGCAACGCCTTTTTCTTCAAGCAATTTTTGACAAAACTTCATAGAGTCATTTTCAATCGCTTTGGTATTGACGAACAGATAAAAAGCGCCTTCTGGTTTTAACACCGAAATACCCTCAATTTGATTTAAGAGCTCATGCGCAAGATTACGTCTTCGCTCAAATGCTGAGCGCATGATTTCAATATCCGCATCGGCTAAGCCATTGAGTGCAGGAACCGCCGCTTTTTGCGTAATAGAGTTGATGTTTGAGGTGCTTTGTCCTTGAAAATCAACGATCGCATCAGTAATCTCTTTAATAGGACAGGCAAAGTAACCAAAACGCCAGCCCGTCATGGAGACTGATTTACTCAAACCATTGACCGTAATGGTGCGTTTAAACATATCTTCACTGATCGATGCCACTGAAGTGAATACAAGACCATCAAAGAGAATTTTCTCATACATCTCATCGGAAACCACTAAAATGTTGGTTCCTTTTAACACGTCTGCTAAAGCCGTAAGCTCTTCTTTGGAATAGACAGAACCTGTTGGGTTAGAAGGGGTGTTGAGTAACAGTGCTTTTGTTTTTGGGGTAATCGCCGCTTTAAGCTGTGCAGGGGTGATTTTAAAACCACTGGTTTCATCGGTATCAATAAACACAGGTGTTCCATCACTGTACTTGACAATTTCAGGATACGTTACCCAGTAAGGGGCAGGAATAATGACTTCATCACCTTCGTCAATGATTGCTTGAAAAATGTTAAACAATGAATGTTTCGCACCTACATTGACCACAATATCGGAAGGTTTATAGTCAAGATTGTTTTCACGCTTCAATTTTCCAGCAATTGCTTTTAACACTTCTGGAGTACCGCCAACCGCGGTGTATTTTGAAAAACCATCGTTAATCGCCGCAATCGCCGCATCTTTGACAATTTGTGGCGTATCAAAATCAGGCTCACCCGCTGAAAAACTCAGAACATCTCGACCTTGTGCTTTAAGGTCTCTCGCTAAAGATGTAATCGCCATAGTAAGAGACGGTGATAAAACTTGGATTCTTTTAGACAGCATGAAACTTTCCCCTATAAAAATATCGTGCAGATTATAGCGAAAAATTAGCCTGTTTCTCTTATATTTTTTACAAAAAAAGCTATTCCCATGGTGCTTTTTGAAAAACAGTTGTAAAGAAAGGATCCTCTAGAGTTTGAACGAGCTCATGTGCAAAGCTAAGGAGACCAGTATAGCCTATAAAAGAGGTTTGCAACACAGGTGAAACCTCGATAAAAGCGATTTTGGATGCAGCCGCGGAATGATAATGATGAACATCGCAGAGTAAAATATCCACCGCTTCTTCGTCAATGATCTCTTCAAGCTCTTCGTAAGGGTCGCGAATGACCATACCTTGACCTTTTAACAATTCAAAAACTTTTTCACTATCATCTTGTGTGCATTGGTAAATGGCAGTTGCTGCGATGCGAACATTCAGCTCTTTTAACATAGGAATAAATTGCCATGAGTATTTGCCTTTAAGATCGAGTAGTGCGACTTTATCCTTTAAAACTGTGCAACAAGATTCTAATGCTTGATGGAGACTTTTCTCTTCACGCGCAATAAACTGCTCTGAAATACGCGTCAGTTTTCCATCGGCAAAAATTTCAACGATGGAGCGAATAGCATCAGAAGTTGCGTGCCTTCCATAAAAGGAGACCTCGACCCAAGGAATATCCCACATCTCTTTCATCTTTCTGGCTAAACTGACCATCGGTTTAGCCCCAATCAGGACATTGAGTTTTACACAGTGCGCCATTTGTGTGCGCTCCACATCTTCCACGCCTCCAAAGATCCAATGGATGCGAAAACCAATGCTTTCAAGGAGCATTTTATACGCATTCATTTCATTCAGCGAGGCGTTAAAACCTATGAGATTAATGTCGTATGCCAAAGCATCCAAAGGCTCTTTTTGCCCCATTAACTGTTGCATCAGTGTCACGCCTGCAATGCGTGCACCAAACGGAACACCGCCCATAAACCCTGCTGCATTGATGAGAATAATCGGGATACCAAGGGTTTCTTGCTTGGTGTTTATAATGCGTTCAATATCCTCACCAATTAAAGAGCTTACGCAGGTCAGATAGATAAAGATGACTTCGGGATGAATATGCGCATAAACGTAGTTTATGCTTGAAGAGAGTTTGTCTTCACCTCCAAAAATGAGATCGTGTGCGTCCATTTGTGTGGTAAAAACAGAAGAGGGCGCATTCTGAAAAAGATGTGTTACCTGAGGACAAGTACTTGGCGAATGAATAAGATGCGCCGCATTTTTGAACGGCAATAAGGCTTGAAGCGCTCCTTCAAACGAACATCCACCAATCATAGTGCCAGGACTAAGCCGCTCACAGGTCACTTTTTTCTCTGTATTGGTATTGTGACTACAGCTGGATTCGTTGAACAGCTCTTTAATGCTCTGATAACGCGACATTTTTCTTCCTTACTGCTTAAAGATACTCTTCAACACCGATCTCAAATTTTTGGATTTTATAC
Above is a genomic segment from Sulfurospirillum halorespirans DSM 13726 containing:
- a CDS encoding cytochrome b/b6 domain-containing protein, producing MNKRIHEVFVWPLCTRIIHWIMATSFLLSFGTSFFHYLFRWHLAFGLIFGIVLLFRLIWGFVGPNYATFKTFTLSPKELQDYFVQKVQNRWRKIHAGHNAASSWFTLIVLGLGSWIVLSGLLLQGIQEGSGIFKELNEHYFQFSSSLLSLHEVLSYLLFIWALIHIVGVLIEQFYHKTHMLFAMITGYKKAEGSDARVSMVRHLFAYAVIGLSMVTLYSVACSNETFLTQSRFEKRNFQAENPAFFEKCSTCHKLYPPFMLPHDSWVRLMEGLDNHFGEQIRENNITKSEQMSIKAYLLSHSAESSSHKVAFKTLESLGEMRPISMSKVPYWRETHKSIDKNIYHSLHVKDASNCFACHPDFEYGILDNTRIHIPK
- the lpxD gene encoding UDP-3-O-(3-hydroxymyristoyl)glucosamine N-acyltransferase, yielding MKLSLLAQAISLEFSGMDQEVTSFATLKEATSSQIAFFVNPKLLGDLQNTKAGVVILPAAFLEHLPSSSQALISDNPYLSMAYASAFFAKKPFDTSSPATICEKSSIGTHVVIGSGSVVEEGVQIMPNVTIGANVSIGKNVVIYPNVVIYDGCVIGEGCIIQAGTVIGSDGFGYAHTKLGEHIKIYHTGNVILEENVEVGANTTIDKAVFGSTIIRKGTKIDNLVQIGHNCELGQYCIIVAQSGLAGSSKLGRNVVMGGQSATAGHLEIGDFATIAARGGVSKSIEGGKTYGGFPLTLQSEWLKTHAKIAKFFTKN
- a CDS encoding c-type cytochrome, with translation MKKMNLALSLIALVVLSGCGDKPKSEVVTYKYTPDQVYKETCLHCHGPKGEGVAEKKGPALTKQSVQELEMSLFDIKNGGLGQSTATEHDVMEHNMKKLAEKGYDYDIKMMANYIHNTFNVTK
- a CDS encoding phosphatase, with translation MIGCDLGSNTLRIVEIACESKTRVKAFERIVRTAKDLHVTGRISEISKQNILNALKEASKIFDFKQEKCFCVTTEAMRVASNAKEILDEIEACFGLCFEIISGEREAYLTSLAIENALKREGFEHQTYALFDLGGGSTELTFCRSGIKQSQSFPFGIINTAERYTQEREAHVARIVESISPFVQTQPDISSTFLQLVTTAGTPTTVAAFLEGLDYAHYDANKVNGKILHVNDFEEAYQRLSCMNESDAERFTGTNRKDLVVVGILIVKAMMRKLGFEKCIVVDDGLREGVVLEQCYNLARS
- the ilvN gene encoding acetolactate synthase small subunit, producing MRRVLSVIVLNEDGVLSRISGLFAGRGYNIDSLTVAPIPKTNLSRLTIVTSGSTPVLEQIVKQLHKLIPTYKVIESGQFVEKEMALVKIPLSEDFNGLDAMLKAYNGTIASSGEDFIVVMVADDYDRIDNFLKAVKKYNPTDIVRSGSVAMDI
- a CDS encoding NAD(P)/FAD-dependent oxidoreductase, which translates into the protein MKSDKIIEEILFEIEKHERGMSRRNAMKLLAASPIAASVIASATIATEAEASSSNATGKIVIVGGGLAGIATAAKLTNRLANPDITLIEPNPYSVSYQPGQTLIAAGVWEKSDITYETANFIPKGVKWIKDSVVSFDPQNNKVKTADGTEIGYDYLVVATGLTLNFGAIKGLEGEITSMGANDVVRKKVGKDGVYSVYFADGAVDTKKGIEELIAKAKAHKGPEKLQAIFTDPDTAIKCGGAPKKVMYITHDLLKKAGVRDKVELTFCPSGDKMFGVPEYNAAIFEQFKVRDFKWEFKTNLVAIDTEKKMATFEKKWLEKGEYDEDLKEYTMVSMSKLVEKKYDFIHITPPQKAPDFVGKSPVGSSKGWVPVVKETLQHVTYKNIFALGDVAAVPMGKTGGSARKQYNVVAENLIAVMEKQAKLPAEYDGYTVCPLITSIGTVAMLEFNWTAKPAPSFPLDPTQERWIWWLVKVYALKPMTIYGMLSGRA
- a CDS encoding acetolactate synthase large subunit — encoded protein: MELSGSQMVIEALRKENVSVVFGYPGGAIMNVYDEVYKQNYFKHILTRHEQAALHAADGYARASGEVGVAFVTSGPGFTNAVTGLATAYMDSIPMVVISGQVPISMIGTDAFQEIDAVGISRPCVKHNYLVKDVKDLPRILKEAFYIARSGRPGPVHVDIPKDVTAQMGHFAYPSEIKMQTYKPTYKGNPRQIKKAIEAIQAAKRPVLYIGGGAINSNASAEVREFAKLCGIPAVETLMARGVMGDENPLLLGMLGMHGCYSANMAMSEADLMIAFGPRFDDRVTGKLSEFAKHAKIIHVDIDPSSIGKIVPIDYPIVGDLKNVVEAMIPLAKEQIDESKYKPWRDLLKRYDEIHPLKYEDSNEILKPQWAIERVGQLLGDKAIICTDVGQHQMWAAQFYPFSYPRQWLSSGGLGTMGYGLPAAIGAKVAVPSKTVINFTGDGSILMNIQELMTAVENKVAVVNIILNNQFLGMVRQWQTFFYNKRYSSTDLSVQPDFVKLVESFGGRGFRVTTKDEFDKALKEAIESNTVCMIDVQVDRFENVLPMVPAGGTLYNMMLEYKE
- a CDS encoding pyridoxine 5'-phosphate synthase, with product MLLGVNIDHIAVLREARKINDPDPLDAISLVKRAGADQITIHLREDRRHINDDDAKKIIETSQLPINLECSITPEIIKKVIELRPHRATLVPEKREEVTTEGGLDVVKNKEVIKAIAQRLKKEQIELSLFIDPTNAMIEAAKEIQAEWIELHTGSYANIYAMLYSNLSRSRHSIKTLELDRESLHVKLLDATHELERASKLAHQLGLKVAAGHGLNYQNVKRILEINEISELNIGQSIIARAVFVGFEQAVKEMLGLVR